From one Geoalkalibacter halelectricus genomic stretch:
- a CDS encoding ATP-binding protein, which yields MRSWGLQARLTTTLCLLVVGVLSLLGWAALRYFEKEIARTIAAHQYALVEALAAEIDDKLYLAQRGLMAMAREVPIDPGAAQAFLEYQPFAHSVFEHALALMSPDGRLLALHPGEEAMFTQDFSEREYLRETLRTARPYVSKPFVSKREYAPLILMLTAPVFDEQGRIRAVLLGSLDVTHDNFLGKLSRTRIGRTGYVYLFAADRTMIMHPDSSRIMQQDVPLGVNPLFDRAVEGFEGSGETVNSRGIHMLASYKQLIMTDWVLGASTPLEDAYAAVYQARQALLVAVAVSALVTVVLVCGCTQRLTAPLRRLTEHVRAMGEKQGEARFFQCGRGDEIGTLARAFNDLIAELDHEAEALQDSETLLAEAQSMAHMGHWQVDLPGGRSHWSEELARITGFQAQRPPPTREEFFALIHPEDLPWVRETAEEAFRSGGRFVIEHRLVRPDGEVRLVHSQAEMFRDAAGRPRRIFGTVQDVTERKQVEVQLQDLLAAMAAKNQQLEQAYQELQATQAYVRQQEKMAGIGQLAAGVAHEINNPLGYISSNLATLDKYLERLGEFVENQDALLKEGLGQAHLELESRRKALKIGAILEDIPHLLAESREGAARVKKIVQDLKSFSRVDEGEPVVADLVQVLESTINIVWNEIKYKAELVRDYAELPPLRCHPQQLGQVFMNLLVNAAQAIDKQGTIRVSARSARGWIWVDVSDTGAGIAPEHLGRLFEPFFTTKEVGKGTGLGLSIAYEIVQKHGGEIRVASQPGQGATFSVGLPQTDDVSFHDSSN from the coding sequence ATGAGGTCTTGGGGCTTGCAGGCGCGATTGACCACCACGCTCTGCCTGCTGGTGGTGGGTGTGCTCAGTCTGCTGGGCTGGGCGGCCCTGCGCTATTTCGAAAAAGAGATTGCGCGCACCATCGCCGCGCATCAATACGCCCTGGTCGAGGCCCTGGCCGCGGAAATCGACGACAAGCTGTATCTGGCCCAGCGCGGCCTGATGGCCATGGCGCGCGAAGTTCCCATTGATCCAGGCGCGGCGCAAGCCTTTTTGGAGTATCAACCCTTCGCCCACAGTGTATTTGAACATGCCCTGGCTCTGATGTCTCCGGACGGCCGGCTACTGGCCCTGCACCCGGGCGAAGAGGCGATGTTCACACAGGACTTTTCGGAGCGCGAGTATCTGCGGGAAACCCTGCGCACCGCTCGTCCCTATGTTTCCAAGCCTTTTGTCAGCAAGCGCGAGTACGCACCGCTGATCCTCATGCTCACCGCACCGGTTTTCGATGAACAAGGCCGAATACGCGCGGTGCTGCTCGGCAGCCTTGATGTAACTCACGATAACTTCCTCGGCAAGCTCTCCCGCACCCGCATCGGCCGCACCGGTTACGTTTATCTGTTTGCCGCGGACCGCACCATGATCATGCATCCGGACAGCAGCCGCATCATGCAGCAGGATGTTCCCCTGGGAGTCAATCCGCTCTTCGATCGGGCGGTGGAAGGCTTCGAAGGCAGCGGCGAAACCGTCAACTCGCGCGGCATTCACATGCTGGCAAGTTACAAGCAGTTGATCATGACCGATTGGGTGCTGGGCGCCAGCACGCCCCTTGAGGACGCCTATGCCGCTGTTTACCAGGCGCGGCAGGCTCTGCTCGTTGCGGTGGCGGTCAGTGCCCTGGTCACCGTCGTTCTCGTGTGCGGTTGCACCCAACGTCTGACCGCACCGTTGCGGCGGCTGACCGAGCATGTGCGGGCGATGGGGGAAAAACAGGGCGAAGCACGGTTTTTTCAGTGTGGACGCGGGGATGAAATCGGCACCCTGGCGCGGGCCTTCAACGATCTGATCGCCGAGTTGGACCACGAGGCCGAGGCTCTGCAGGACAGCGAGACATTGCTGGCCGAAGCCCAGAGCATGGCGCACATGGGGCACTGGCAGGTCGATCTGCCGGGGGGACGCAGCCACTGGTCGGAGGAATTGGCGCGCATCACCGGCTTCCAGGCACAAAGGCCTCCGCCGACACGCGAGGAATTTTTCGCTTTGATCCATCCCGAGGATCTGCCCTGGGTGCGCGAGACGGCCGAGGAAGCCTTTCGCAGCGGCGGGCGCTTCGTCATCGAACATCGTCTGGTGCGTCCCGATGGCGAGGTGCGCCTGGTGCACAGCCAGGCCGAGATGTTTCGCGACGCGGCAGGGCGCCCCCGGCGGATTTTCGGGACGGTTCAGGATGTCACCGAGCGCAAGCAGGTCGAGGTTCAGCTCCAGGACTTGCTCGCCGCCATGGCCGCTAAAAACCAGCAACTCGAGCAGGCCTATCAAGAGCTTCAGGCCACCCAGGCCTATGTACGGCAACAGGAAAAAATGGCCGGCATCGGACAGCTGGCGGCCGGGGTGGCCCATGAGATCAACAACCCCCTCGGATATATCTCAAGCAACCTCGCCACCTTGGATAAATATCTGGAACGCCTCGGGGAGTTTGTCGAAAACCAGGACGCGCTGTTGAAAGAGGGTTTGGGCCAAGCGCACCTGGAACTCGAAAGCCGCCGCAAGGCGCTCAAAATCGGGGCGATTCTCGAAGACATCCCGCACCTGCTGGCCGAATCACGCGAAGGCGCGGCGCGGGTGAAGAAAATCGTCCAGGACCTCAAGAGCTTTTCCCGGGTTGATGAGGGTGAGCCGGTTGTTGCTGATCTGGTGCAGGTTCTGGAAAGCACCATCAACATCGTGTGGAACGAGATCAAGTACAAGGCTGAACTGGTGCGTGATTACGCCGAACTCCCCCCCCTGCGCTGCCATCCGCAGCAGTTGGGACAGGTGTTTATGAACCTGCTGGTCAACGCCGCCCAGGCCATCGACAAGCAGGGCACCATCCGCGTGAGCGCCCGCAGCGCGCGGGGCTGGATCTGGGTGGACGTCTCCGATACCGGCGCGGGGATCGCACCCGAGCACCTGGGCAGGCTGTTCGAGCCGTTTTTTACCACCAAGGAGGTGGGCAAGGGTACCGGCCTGGGCCTGTCCATCGCCTATGAGATTGTGCAGAAGCATGGCGGGGAGATCCGCGTCGCGAGCCAACCGGGTCAGGGGGCGACCTTCAGCGTGGGGCTGCCGCAAACGGACGACGTAAGTTTCCATGACAGCAGCAATTAG
- a CDS encoding lysophospholipid acyltransferase family protein, which translates to MLRTLFFSATFIPWTLAVLLVSLPLSLFGPDALHRLARIWARGALLPAGVRVRCRGEVALESGQAVIFMPNHQSNFDILALLACIRPPFRWLAKKELFSIPLFGTAMRLAGCIAVDRGDRERAVASMDEAARRIRGGESVVIFPEGTRSFDDRLLPFKKGGFMTALKAQAPVIPVRISGSGQVHRKHSRRIRAGTIAIDFLPPIETRGLTTDDRDLLMDWVRRALSAHAEEHEAKTT; encoded by the coding sequence ATGCTGCGGACCCTGTTTTTTTCGGCCACCTTCATCCCCTGGACCCTGGCCGTCCTGCTGGTCAGCCTGCCCCTGTCTCTTTTCGGTCCCGACGCCCTGCACCGCCTGGCGCGGATCTGGGCGCGCGGCGCCCTGCTGCCGGCGGGGGTACGGGTGCGCTGCCGCGGCGAGGTGGCGCTGGAGAGCGGCCAGGCGGTCATCTTCATGCCCAACCACCAGAGCAACTTCGACATCCTCGCCCTGCTGGCATGCATCCGCCCGCCATTCCGCTGGCTGGCCAAGAAAGAACTTTTTTCCATTCCCCTGTTCGGCACCGCCATGCGCCTGGCCGGCTGCATCGCGGTGGACCGCGGCGACCGCGAGCGCGCGGTGGCGAGCATGGACGAGGCGGCGCGACGCATTCGCGGCGGCGAATCGGTGGTGATCTTCCCCGAGGGCACCCGATCTTTCGACGACCGGCTGCTGCCGTTTAAAAAAGGTGGTTTCATGACCGCCCTCAAGGCCCAGGCGCCGGTGATTCCGGTCAGGATAAGCGGCAGCGGGCAGGTGCACCGCAAGCACAGCCGCAGGATTCGCGCCGGCACCATTGCCATCGACTTTTTGCCGCCCATCGAAACCCGCGGCTTGACCACCGACGACCGCGACCTGCTCATGGATTGGGTGCGCCGCGCCCTGAGCGCGCATGCGGAGGAGCACGAGGCGAAGACAACATGA
- a CDS encoding AAA family ATPase encodes MHKLPFPYGQVVTSENFCGRKELIEQLCRYVDTGQNVVLQGERRVGKTSLVVESVRRIKQRRLLRVNLMEVKDVDDLCKRILKELLALEKSGPLFERLSRMLNYLRPRIEFSMFTGKLTIAFDPQVRLEADSIAEVLALLETIHAQTPLAVFLDEFQDVLKIEEAKRALALMRGAIQHQGNIPYLFAGSMRNRMDEIFNHPDSPFFKSALALSVEPLSFDEFGPFLQSRFKKGARHAPRAFLQNLFTLVDQIPGDIQQLCDALWACSCEGETLNEQILHEAFCLIFSREKKSYELILSRLPAGSVRVLHALARVGGKTVTGKQFVREAAVSNPSAVTVALRRMEDAKIVWHDGHAWRFTNPFLRAWLLSH; translated from the coding sequence ATGCACAAGCTTCCATTTCCCTACGGCCAGGTGGTCACGTCGGAAAATTTCTGCGGGCGCAAGGAACTGATCGAGCAACTGTGCCGCTACGTGGATACCGGGCAAAATGTCGTACTCCAAGGCGAACGCCGCGTGGGCAAGACCTCCCTGGTGGTCGAAAGCGTCCGCCGGATCAAACAGCGCCGGCTCTTGCGCGTCAACCTCATGGAGGTCAAGGATGTCGACGATCTGTGCAAGCGCATCCTGAAAGAACTGCTGGCGCTGGAAAAATCAGGCCCCCTGTTTGAGCGCCTGAGCCGCATGCTCAACTATTTGCGTCCCCGCATCGAATTCTCGATGTTCACCGGCAAGCTGACCATCGCCTTCGACCCGCAGGTGCGTCTGGAGGCCGACTCCATTGCGGAAGTCTTGGCGTTGCTGGAAACCATCCACGCGCAAACCCCGCTTGCCGTTTTTCTCGACGAATTTCAGGATGTCCTCAAAATCGAGGAGGCCAAGCGGGCTCTAGCTTTGATGCGCGGCGCCATCCAGCACCAGGGCAATATCCCCTACCTCTTCGCGGGCAGTATGCGCAATCGCATGGACGAGATCTTCAACCACCCCGATTCACCCTTTTTCAAATCCGCGCTCGCGCTGAGCGTTGAGCCCTTGAGCTTTGATGAATTCGGCCCCTTTCTGCAAAGCAGGTTCAAAAAAGGCGCCCGACATGCGCCGCGCGCCTTTTTGCAAAACCTCTTTACCCTGGTCGACCAGATCCCCGGCGATATCCAGCAACTCTGCGACGCCCTTTGGGCTTGTTCCTGCGAAGGTGAAACCCTCAATGAACAGATTCTGCACGAAGCCTTCTGCTTGATCTTCTCCCGGGAGAAGAAATCCTACGAACTGATTCTCTCCCGGCTACCGGCGGGAAGCGTGCGGGTGCTTCACGCCTTGGCACGAGTGGGTGGGAAAACCGTTACGGGAAAACAATTCGTGCGCGAAGCCGCCGTCTCCAACCCATCGGCGGTCACCGTGGCCCTGCGGCGCATGGAAGACGCCAAGATCGTCTGGCATGACGGGCACGCCTGGCGATTCACCAACCCGTTTCTGCGTGCCTGGCTGCTGTCGCACTGA
- a CDS encoding sensor histidine kinase, with the protein MKEDHQAAGRVAGAGDMGPAEAMHRELEKAQAALQQFQARILQQEKMAAVGQLAAGVAHEINNPVGFITSNLHSLAKYLSKLTEFIAIQEDIIRAYDAPQAAARLDAAKQTLKIDFIVEDIGQLIAESLDGAGRVSTIVQGLKSFSRASDNEMRAVDLVRCLESTLSLVWNEIKFKAEVVRDYQNLPPVFGCEQQLAQVFMNLLVNAAQAIAEKGRITLRTRCRNGRVCVSISDSGCGIAPEVLARLFEPFFTTKAVGEGTGLGLSISREIVAKHGGELHVTSEPGCGTTFTVDLPQFEEGEHHP; encoded by the coding sequence ATGAAAGAAGATCATCAGGCAGCAGGACGCGTTGCTGGTGCCGGAGACATGGGGCCCGCTGAGGCCATGCACCGCGAATTGGAAAAAGCCCAGGCCGCGCTCCAGCAATTCCAGGCGCGCATTCTGCAACAGGAAAAAATGGCCGCCGTCGGGCAACTGGCTGCCGGTGTGGCCCATGAAATCAACAATCCCGTGGGGTTTATCACCAGCAACCTTCATTCCCTGGCCAAGTATTTGAGCAAGCTCACCGAATTCATCGCGATTCAGGAAGACATCATCCGTGCCTACGATGCGCCGCAGGCGGCCGCGCGCCTCGACGCGGCGAAACAAACCCTGAAGATCGACTTTATTGTCGAGGACATCGGCCAGCTCATTGCCGAGTCCCTCGACGGCGCCGGACGGGTCAGCACCATCGTGCAGGGACTCAAGAGCTTTTCCCGGGCCAGCGACAACGAGATGCGCGCGGTGGACCTGGTGCGCTGCCTGGAGAGCACCCTGAGTCTGGTGTGGAACGAGATCAAATTCAAGGCCGAGGTGGTGCGCGATTATCAGAATCTGCCCCCGGTGTTCGGCTGCGAGCAGCAGTTGGCGCAGGTGTTCATGAACCTGCTGGTCAACGCCGCCCAGGCCATCGCCGAGAAAGGTCGGATCACCCTGCGCACCCGGTGTCGGAACGGCCGGGTCTGCGTCAGCATCAGCGATAGCGGCTGCGGCATCGCCCCCGAGGTTCTGGCGCGGCTGTTCGAGCCATTCTTTACCACCAAGGCCGTGGGCGAGGGCACCGGCCTGGGACTGTCCATTTCCCGCGAGATCGTCGCCAAGCATGGCGGCGAGCTGCACGTGACCAGTGAACCGGGCTGCGGCACGACCTTTACGGTGGATCTGCCGCAGTTCGAGGAGGGAGAACATCACCCATGA
- a CDS encoding single-stranded DNA-binding protein — MSINKVILVGNLGKDPELRYTPSGAPVATFSLATSERYKDRNGEQQEKTEWHNIVAWRQLAEICGKYLHKGKQVYIEGKIQTRKYQDRDGNDRYITEIVADQMQMLGGRGDEGGGAGYARQSSAAPRGDQRPAAGGGQKREPSRDDFEEPPFNPDDDIPF; from the coding sequence ATGTCAATCAATAAAGTCATTCTGGTCGGCAACCTCGGCAAGGATCCGGAACTGCGCTACACCCCCTCGGGCGCGCCGGTTGCAACCTTTTCCCTGGCCACCAGCGAGCGCTACAAGGACCGCAACGGCGAGCAGCAGGAAAAAACCGAGTGGCACAACATCGTCGCCTGGCGCCAATTGGCCGAGATCTGCGGCAAGTATCTGCACAAGGGCAAGCAGGTCTACATCGAGGGCAAGATCCAGACGCGCAAGTACCAGGATCGCGACGGCAACGACCGTTACATCACTGAAATCGTCGCCGACCAGATGCAGATGCTCGGCGGACGCGGCGATGAAGGCGGCGGCGCCGGTTACGCTCGACAAAGCTCCGCCGCGCCGCGCGGCGATCAGCGCCCGGCCGCGGGCGGCGGGCAAAAACGCGAGCCGAGCCGCGACGATTTCGAGGAGCCGCCGTTCAATCCCGACGACGACATTCCCTTCTGA
- a CDS encoding toxin VasX gives MSRVHRRLARFIDGEGDDAQRYRELVIDNLDAATQRLTLVMRDLAFNNYSPEEREFIVLPLAASVPTVPADAPRPSRIEEYPNFVIPIIPKRYAKPEPDQAQAKELRKGWLYVYRNGYLWRELEVMEHGHTRDVNLRRHQGLDERPASGEVDSRVLIPYKMGGIHQQIEIAYSEVQWSWARINDLGGMDPDPREEPRLRPATARAHLSKEETAANRRARMQDFTAELKRFIQGEDTENIQSVENCTAQIYSLHLHRSSKLPVVYLHDPLGVAMDLADRHEAAWADMESFIEALRVGLPPERVALQVRRGDTFAEAEQAMRRQVAAQFQVAVLMQQLGFSSEENRNKYGRHLHRAGLDVLLGTRERVQLRQAIMDTRESLVSFLENRAYQTAMGDYLDNIPERRLNGKGVVLYAARFLERPATFLDAWLDPPDTHAAAERQTSQAAQAYMNSLQTAGNPAGLLLAEDVEIRTESALRPAARPNTVALLQDDTAPQSLRLKTILEDKGVDLATRAGAIGAALIEAFSSMKADLQTLEWVSERINTLKVPGFGEYTQVDVALPEPKIPEGYYPVEGERTSLARPGVTYQAALAVGARAVNADGMMSVVQKNRIAIFPATIEVTEVTTRQLVRKDLKPLPARLATRYHDSIPRAVAIAPFFVALDLLNLRTVLHQIAAGEIKGLDDGGLRGLQLISAVSGVAQGMAETGNLWLRVGKKPLSEGLTRTAARGRFLGNAAMGLYNIFDGIRNFRDADHDAGYAKMIAAGAFFGLVYATSWPLAIPLTLIAIGATYAGFQLEDDPVERFAKKGPLRLPPQQGATIWEKIRAHAQAPLVEARFSAEWPQWTEIERVFLDEYLLGFGVESAERGQQRRSFPPVYVSSFSATCILQRFVPMLSQAEISCHYYPGGAFSPAPTVIHPTVEDFRTDKDTQMVSRIGVTFPIPQELLRNQSPYWSAIIFCRIKPQDDREDCRPVLGEDGSPRYLAIRHHGNGMMRKTTRRIGTMQELTRPEFWRTT, from the coding sequence ATGAGCCGCGTGCACCGGCGCTTGGCGCGTTTCATCGACGGCGAGGGCGACGACGCCCAGCGCTACCGCGAACTGGTCATCGACAATCTCGATGCGGCCACCCAGCGGCTCACCCTGGTCATGCGCGATCTGGCCTTCAACAACTATTCGCCCGAGGAGCGCGAATTCATCGTGCTGCCGCTTGCGGCCTCGGTGCCCACGGTGCCCGCCGACGCCCCGCGCCCCTCCCGCATCGAAGAGTATCCCAACTTCGTCATCCCCATCATCCCCAAGCGCTACGCCAAGCCTGAGCCCGATCAGGCCCAGGCAAAGGAGTTGCGCAAGGGCTGGCTCTACGTCTACCGCAACGGTTATCTGTGGCGCGAACTCGAAGTCATGGAGCACGGCCACACCCGCGACGTCAACCTGCGCCGCCATCAGGGCCTGGACGAGCGCCCCGCGAGCGGCGAAGTCGACAGCCGCGTCCTCATCCCCTACAAGATGGGCGGCATCCATCAGCAAATCGAAATTGCCTACTCCGAAGTGCAGTGGAGTTGGGCGCGCATCAACGACTTGGGCGGCATGGACCCCGACCCCCGCGAAGAGCCGCGGCTGCGCCCCGCCACCGCCCGAGCGCATCTCAGCAAGGAAGAGACCGCTGCCAACCGCCGCGCGCGCATGCAGGACTTCACCGCCGAACTCAAACGCTTTATTCAAGGCGAGGATACGGAAAACATCCAGAGTGTCGAGAACTGCACGGCGCAGATCTACTCGCTGCACCTGCATCGCTCCAGCAAGCTGCCGGTGGTGTATCTGCATGATCCCTTGGGGGTGGCCATGGATCTGGCGGATCGGCACGAAGCCGCCTGGGCCGACATGGAGAGTTTCATCGAGGCCCTGCGCGTCGGGCTTCCCCCCGAAAGGGTGGCTCTTCAGGTGCGGCGCGGAGATACCTTCGCCGAAGCGGAGCAGGCCATGCGCCGACAGGTCGCCGCGCAGTTCCAGGTCGCCGTCCTGATGCAACAGCTCGGTTTTTCTTCCGAGGAAAACCGTAATAAGTACGGTCGCCATCTCCACAGGGCAGGTCTCGACGTGCTGCTCGGGACAAGGGAGCGCGTGCAATTGCGCCAAGCCATCATGGACACCAGGGAGAGTTTGGTGTCCTTCTTGGAGAACCGTGCCTATCAAACAGCCATGGGCGATTATCTCGACAACATCCCCGAGCGCCGGCTCAACGGCAAGGGCGTGGTTCTTTATGCGGCGCGTTTTCTGGAACGACCAGCCACCTTTCTCGACGCCTGGCTCGATCCGCCGGACACCCATGCGGCCGCCGAGCGGCAGACCTCGCAAGCGGCCCAAGCTTACATGAACTCCCTCCAGACCGCCGGCAACCCGGCAGGGCTGCTGTTGGCCGAAGACGTGGAGATTCGGACTGAATCCGCCTTGCGTCCCGCCGCCAGACCCAACACGGTGGCCCTCCTGCAAGACGATACGGCGCCACAGAGCCTACGGCTCAAAACCATTCTGGAGGATAAGGGCGTTGATCTCGCCACCCGGGCTGGTGCCATCGGTGCCGCTCTCATCGAAGCCTTTTCCAGCATGAAAGCCGACCTTCAGACGCTGGAGTGGGTTTCAGAGCGCATCAACACCCTCAAGGTGCCCGGATTCGGCGAATACACCCAGGTGGATGTCGCCCTGCCCGAACCGAAAATACCCGAGGGTTATTACCCCGTCGAGGGGGAAAGAACCAGTCTGGCCCGCCCGGGCGTGACCTACCAGGCGGCGCTGGCCGTCGGTGCCCGCGCGGTTAACGCCGACGGCATGATGTCCGTGGTGCAAAAGAACCGGATCGCAATTTTCCCCGCCACCATCGAGGTGACGGAGGTGACCACGCGCCAACTCGTGCGCAAGGATCTCAAACCCCTTCCGGCCCGACTCGCGACCCGATATCACGACTCGATCCCCCGCGCCGTCGCCATCGCTCCCTTTTTCGTGGCTCTCGACCTGCTCAATCTGCGCACCGTCCTGCACCAGATCGCCGCAGGTGAGATCAAGGGGCTGGATGACGGAGGACTTCGGGGGCTGCAACTGATCTCAGCGGTGAGTGGCGTGGCTCAGGGGATGGCGGAGACGGGGAATTTGTGGTTGCGGGTGGGGAAGAAACCTTTAAGCGAAGGTTTGACGCGGACGGCCGCTAGAGGTCGTTTCCTAGGCAATGCGGCCATGGGGCTTTACAATATTTTTGATGGAATAAGGAATTTTAGGGACGCAGACCATGATGCAGGCTATGCCAAAATGATTGCCGCCGGGGCCTTTTTCGGGCTGGTTTACGCCACCTCCTGGCCCTTGGCAATACCCCTGACCCTGATCGCTATTGGCGCGACCTACGCGGGGTTCCAACTGGAGGACGATCCGGTGGAGCGGTTCGCCAAAAAAGGGCCGCTACGCCTGCCCCCACAACAAGGCGCCACGATCTGGGAGAAAATCCGTGCCCATGCCCAAGCGCCTTTGGTTGAAGCACGTTTCAGCGCCGAGTGGCCGCAATGGACGGAAATCGAGCGAGTCTTTCTGGATGAATACCTGCTCGGTTTTGGGGTTGAAAGCGCCGAACGCGGACAACAGAGAAGATCTTTTCCGCCGGTGTACGTGAGTTCCTTCTCGGCCACCTGCATCCTCCAACGGTTCGTGCCCATGCTGAGTCAGGCGGAGATCTCCTGCCATTACTATCCCGGTGGTGCCTTTTCTCCGGCGCCGACCGTGATTCATCCGACCGTGGAGGATTTCCGCACGGATAAGGATACCCAGATGGTTTCCAGAATCGGTGTGACCTTCCCCATACCGCAGGAGCTTCTGCGAAACCAAAGCCCGTACTGGAGTGCCATCATCTTCTGCCGCATAAAACCCCAAGATGACCGCGAGGATTGTCGGCCCGTCCTCGGCGAGGACGGCAGCCCCCGTTATCTCGCCATACGCCACCACGGCAACGGGATGATGCGGAAAACCACCCGGCGCATAGGGACAATGCAGGAGCTGACCCGCCCTGAATTCTGGAGAACAACCTGA
- a CDS encoding PAS domain-containing sensor histidine kinase, with translation MTFKSPINSTSGSSERESAALPSRGGLLTLLLLTTFVALFIDEVLHWFFPQRSLSLILLVNLGILIGVLGPLGYVYLFRPYQRLVSGQRRTEDALRSSEAFTRATLDSLPDHIAIVNAQGEILAVNQGWRRFAEKNGPVRGNVNEGANYFVVCRTAEGEDAATANAFALGIQAVLNGERKDFALEYPCHSPDRQRWFIGRVSYLEGFGESLVVVSHRDITARRLAEESLRVSETLYRTIFETSGNALLTITAEGLILRVNPQFESMTGYRRDEVEGIMNWRTFIASADLPTMERYNDELWARSDATPVNAEIRLFNRQGRARYALMAASRLIGTPHSIVFLTDFTLRRAMNEALLENQTKLFRQHQELHRLFRQVEDIKKEWEQTLDCLEDVVVLTDDAGRIRRCNSALRRLVGADYDHLRDLPLADLLGDLTVLAGDVGGSGVELYDPGGARYFLARTYSFAAGDQAPAGAVVTVQDITRIRRITADLARANQELEAKRRELQHAYDELRAGQQRILQQEKMASIGQLAAGVAHEINNPIGYVSSNLGTLDKYLRRLSEFLNLQARDASTGEELAAARRKLKIDAILDDLPDLLAESLEGTQRVKKIVQDLKNFSRLDSGEPVVADLVQVLESTVNIVWNEIKYKAELVRDFEALPPLVCHPQQLGQVFMNLLINAAHAIEKQGTIWVRTRHQDNWLSIAVSDDGCGIAPEHLAKLFDPFFTTKEVGQGTGLGLSIAYEIVKKHGGEILVESAPGQGATFTVRLPLEPPGAGLAPAARAREVS, from the coding sequence ATGACCTTTAAGTCGCCCATAAATTCCACATCCGGTTCCTCCGAACGTGAAAGCGCGGCCCTGCCGTCGCGCGGCGGCCTGCTGACGCTGTTGCTGTTGACCACCTTTGTCGCGCTGTTCATCGATGAGGTGCTGCACTGGTTTTTTCCGCAGCGGTCGTTGAGTCTTATTTTGCTGGTCAACCTGGGCATTCTTATCGGGGTGCTCGGTCCCCTGGGCTATGTGTATCTGTTTCGCCCCTATCAGCGCCTGGTTTCGGGACAGCGCCGCACCGAGGACGCCCTGCGTAGCTCCGAGGCCTTCACCCGCGCCACCCTCGATTCCTTGCCCGATCACATCGCCATCGTCAACGCCCAGGGCGAAATTCTCGCCGTCAACCAGGGCTGGCGCCGCTTTGCCGAAAAGAACGGCCCGGTGCGCGGCAACGTCAACGAGGGAGCCAATTATTTCGTCGTGTGCCGCACCGCCGAGGGCGAGGACGCCGCGACGGCCAATGCCTTCGCCCTGGGCATTCAGGCGGTGTTGAACGGTGAGCGTAAGGATTTCGCCCTCGAATATCCCTGCCATTCACCCGACCGGCAACGTTGGTTCATCGGGCGCGTCTCGTATCTTGAGGGTTTCGGCGAATCCCTGGTGGTGGTCAGCCACCGCGATATCACCGCCCGGCGGCTCGCCGAGGAATCCCTGCGGGTTTCGGAGACCCTCTATCGCACCATCTTCGAAACCAGCGGCAACGCGCTGCTCACCATCACCGCCGAGGGTCTGATCCTGCGCGTCAACCCGCAGTTTGAAAGCATGACCGGGTACCGACGCGACGAGGTGGAAGGGATCATGAACTGGCGCACCTTCATCGCCTCAGCCGATCTGCCGACCATGGAGCGCTACAACGATGAGCTCTGGGCGCGCAGCGATGCCACGCCGGTCAACGCCGAGATCCGCCTCTTCAATCGCCAGGGCCGGGCGCGCTACGCCCTCATGGCGGCCAGCCGACTCATCGGCACCCCCCACAGCATTGTGTTTCTCACCGATTTCACCTTGCGCCGGGCCATGAACGAGGCGCTGCTCGAGAATCAGACCAAGCTCTTTCGCCAGCACCAGGAGCTGCACCGTCTCTTTCGCCAGGTCGAGGACATCAAGAAGGAGTGGGAGCAGACCCTTGATTGCCTCGAGGATGTCGTGGTGCTTACCGACGACGCCGGGCGAATCCGCCGCTGCAACAGTGCCCTGCGGCGTCTGGTCGGCGCGGATTACGATCATTTGCGTGACCTGCCCCTGGCCGATTTGCTGGGGGACCTCACGGTGCTTGCCGGAGATGTCGGCGGCAGCGGCGTGGAATTGTATGATCCCGGCGGCGCGCGTTATTTTCTCGCGCGCACCTATTCCTTCGCGGCGGGCGACCAGGCGCCGGCCGGTGCCGTGGTCACGGTGCAGGACATCACCCGCATCCGCCGCATCACCGCCGACCTGGCGCGGGCCAACCAGGAGCTCGAAGCCAAGCGTCGCGAGCTGCAGCACGCCTATGATGAGCTGCGGGCCGGCCAACAGCGCATTCTGCAACAGGAGAAGATGGCCTCCATCGGGCAGTTGGCCGCGGGCGTGGCGCACGAGATCAACAATCCCATCGGTTATGTCTCAAGTAACCTCGGCACCCTGGATAAATACCTGAGGCGCCTGAGCGAATTCCTCAACCTTCAGGCCCGGGACGCGAGCACCGGGGAGGAACTTGCCGCGGCGCGGCGCAAGCTCAAGATCGATGCGATTCTGGATGACCTTCCCGATCTTCTCGCCGAATCCCTGGAGGGCACCCAGAGAGTCAAGAAAATCGTGCAGGATCTCAAGAATTTCTCGCGCCTCGACAGCGGCGAGCCGGTGGTTGCGGATCTGGTGCAGGTTCTGGAGAGCACCGTCAACATCGTGTGGAACGAAATCAAGTACAAGGCCGAACTGGTGCGCGATTTCGAGGCGCTGCCGCCCCTGGTGTGTCATCCCCAGCAACTCGGGCAGGTGTTCATGAACCTGCTGATCAACGCCGCCCACGCCATTGAGAAGCAGGGCACCATTTGGGTGCGTACTCGGCATCAGGACAACTGGTTGAGCATCGCCGTCAGTGATGACGGCTGCGGCATCGCGCCCGAGCACCTTGCCAAGTTGTTTGATCCCTTCTTCACCACCAAGGAGGTGGGCCAGGGCACCGGCTTGGGGTTGTCCATCGCCTATGAAATCGTCAAGAAGCACGGCGGTGAAATTTTGGTGGAGAGCGCGCCCGGGCAGGGCGCGACCTTCACCGTGCGTCTGCCCCTGGAGCCCCCGGGCGCTGGGCTTGCCCCCGCCGCAAGGGCACGGGAGGTCTCATGA